The Tripterygium wilfordii isolate XIE 37 chromosome 4, ASM1340144v1, whole genome shotgun sequence genome has a window encoding:
- the LOC119997280 gene encoding probable plastid-lipid-associated protein 12, chloroplastic yields MALKFCATNSGLQLNSSHAFSSSLKPKPLVSLKSHISFKSFRNQRHLKICQSSLVDEQQQETSFSDAENQLIDALIGIQGRGRSASPRQLNDVEQAVKFLEGLGGVPDPTSSSLIEGRWQLMFTTRPGTASPIQRTFVGVDFFSVFQEVYLRTNDPRVSNIVRFSDAIGELKVEAAASIKDGKRILFQFDEAAFSFKFLPFKVPYPVPFRLLGDEAKGWLDTTYLSSSGNLRISRGNKGTTFVLQKKTEPRQKLLSAISTGTGALEAIDEFISSNPNKGKDDLELLEGEWQMIWSSQTVTDSWLENAGNGLMGMQIVKKNGQMKFQVDILLGLKFSMTGTFVKSGNKTYNVIMDDAAIIAGQFGFPIEEMESKIKLELLYSDEKIRISRAYNNYIFVHVRTQKQ; encoded by the exons ATGGCACTGAAATTCTGTGCAACAAATTCAGGACTCCAATTAAATTCATCACACGCATTTTCGTCATCGCTCAAGCCCAAACCTCTTGTTAGTCTCAAATCCCACATATCCTTCAAAAGCTTTCGAAACCAAAGGCATCTTAAGATCTGTCAATCCTCTTTGGTCGATGAACAACAGCAGGAGACCTCGTTCTCTGACGCAGAGAACCAGCTCATCGACGCCCTCATCGGAATCCAAGGTCGCGGCCGATCCGCTTCGCCTCGACAGCTCAAT GACGTGGAGCAGGCGGTGAAATTTCTAGAAGGATTAGGAGGTGTACCTGATCCA ACGAGCTCTAGCTTGATTGAAGGTCGCTGGCAACTGATGTTTACAACCAGACCAGGAACAGCATCTCCGATTCAG AGAACATTTGTCGGAGTTGACTTCTTCAGTGTTTTTCAAGAGGTCTATCTTCGGACAAATGATCCACGTGTCTCCAATATTGTAAGATTCTCTGATGCAATAGGCGAGCTGAAAGTGGAG GCAGCAGCGTCAATTAAAGACGGCAAACGAATTCTTTTCCAATTTGACGAAGCAGCCTTTTCTTTTAAGTTTCTACCATTTAAGGTTCCTTATCCAGTGCCATTTAGGCTTCTTGGTGATGAAGCAAAAGGTTGGTTAGACACTACATATTTGTCCTCCTCTGGAAACCTTCGAATTTCAAGAGGAAACAAG GGCACCACATTTGTCCTGCAAAAGAAAACCGAACCTAGGCAAAAGCTTTTATCAGCCATTTCAACTGGAACGGGAGCTTTAGAG GCAATTGATGAGTTTATCTCCTCAAATCCGAATAAAGGCAAAGATGATCTTGAACTTCTGGAGGGAGAGTGGCAAATGATATGGAGTTCACAG ACAGTGACAGATAGTTGGTTAGAGAATGCTGGCAATGGTCTTATGGGCATGCAg ATTGTAAAGAAGAATGGACAGATGAAATTCCAGGTGGACATCTTGCTTGGACTCAAATTCTCCATGACGGGCACATTTGT GAAATCTGGCAACAAGACGTACAATGTCATTATGGATGACGCAGCAATTATTGCTGGCCAATTTGGTTTCCCTATAGAAGAAATGGAAAGCAAAATCAAGCTGGAGCTGTT ATACAGTGATGAAAAGATCAGGATTAGCAGGGCCTACAACAACTACATATTCGTGCATGTCCGGACACAGAAGCAGTGA
- the LOC119996830 gene encoding protein transport protein SEC31-like has translation MNDQSQIQMMNQPPHPVQSQMLNQQSQMMLQNPQVLNPVQSQILSQPSAMNQHPQMMNPGQPQMLNQMAQSQAMNQPMMMIRSYVPWPKQDPSMKYHPLINSGFIPSKPRSNWKSKKGVTDKRKEHRRSDKPFQIISNNASKSGPGGSGAYKPPTLPELQSQNRIKARKFYPKKKFNNRFAPYAPRNTSSFIIRAKKAGGIAELVSPCPVTPAVLLTPMFSPSREVLGDMAKEEWGVDGYGSMKGLIRLRSSLENEDDEEEEGGGSSESDVEEHVEVERRLDHDLSRFEMIYPNSGGIEYHNVLENRVDDQDSHIRQLEEENLTLKERLFLMEREMGELRRRLRVLERRGRVEGANGEVVENLSEGNESEGGASDVGDNNEAFIYPPGSGEGQILHIDTKELEKGVINVCMEEFVPEKMHVKDNVSKDEVAEMSLDQLK, from the coding sequence ATGAACGATCAGTCTCAGATCCAAATGATGAATCAGCCGCCTCATCCAGTGCAGTCGCAGATGTTGAACCAGCAATCTCAAATGATGTTACAGAATCCTCAGGTACTGAATCCGGTTCAGTCGCAGATTTTGAGCCAACCTTCGGCAATGAATCAGCATCCTCAGATGATGAATCCGGGTCAGCCTCAGATGCTGAACCAGATGGCGCAGTCACAGGCTATGAATCAGCCTATGATGATGATTCGTAGCTACGTGCCATGGCCGAAGCAAGACCCCAGCATGAAGTACCACCCGTTGATAAATTCAGGTTTCATTCCTTCGAAGCCGAGAAGCAACTGGAAGAGCAAGAAGGGAGTCACTGACAAGCGCAAGGAGCATAGAAGATCAGATAAACCGTTTCAGATTATCTCTAATAATGCCTCCAAAAGTGGTCCTGGAGGCAGTGGAGCGTATAAGCCCCCTACTCTTCCCGAATTGCAGTCTCAAAATCGCATAAAAGCACGAAAATTCTATCCTAAGAAGAAATTTAATAATAGATTCGCACCTTATGCACCTAGGAACACTTCTTCATTTATTATTCGTGCAAAGAAGGCTGGCGGCATTGCGGAGCTAGTTTCACCTTGCCCTGTGACACCGGCAGTGCTGCTTACACCTATGTTCTCACCGTCTAGGGAGGTTTTAGGGGACATGGCAAAGGAAGAGTGGGGGGTTGATGGTTATGGGTCAATGAAGGGGTTGATTAGGCTGAGGTCTTCACTGGAAAATGAggatgatgaggaggaagagGGAGGAGGGTCGAGTGAGAGTGATGTAGAAGAGCATGTAGAAGTGGAGAGAAGATTAGACCATGATTTGAGCCGGTTTGAGATGATATATCCAAATTCCGGGGGTATAGAGTATCACAATGTGTTGGAGAATAGGGTAGATGATCAGGATTCCCATATAAGGCAATTGGAGGAGGAGAATTTGACATTGAAGGAGAGGCTCTTTTTGATGGAGAGGGAGATGGGGGAATTAAGGAGGAGGTTGCGGGTGTTAGAGAGGCGTGGTCGGGTAGAGGGTGCGAACGGGGAGGTGGTGGAAAACTTGTCTGAAGGGAATGAGAGTGAGGGAGGAGCATCAGATGTTGGTGATAATAATGAAGCGTTTATTTATCCTCCTGGGAGTGGGGAAGGACAAATTCTTCATATCGACACAAAAGAATTAGAAAAAGGTGTTATTAATGTTTGTATGGAAGAGTTTGTACCAGAAAAGATGCATGTGAAGGACAATGTCAGTAAAGATGAAGTAGCGGAAATGAGTTTGGACCAGTTAAAGTGA